The following proteins come from a genomic window of Frankia casuarinae:
- a CDS encoding YncE family protein has product MTIHAYVASIRTGQVLVVDPLAGVVSAAIGVGVLPFGVAVAPDGSRVYVTNFGGNDVSVVDTATGAVTG; this is encoded by the coding sequence ATGACCATCCACGCCTATGTGGCCAGCATCCGAACTGGGCAGGTGCTGGTGGTCGACCCGCTCGCGGGTGTCGTGAGCGCCGCCATCGGAGTCGGCGTGCTCCCCTTCGGAGTGGCGGTGGCTCCCGACGGCAGCCGTGTCTACGTCACCAACTTCGGTGGGAACGACGTGTCCGTCGTCGACACGGCCACCGGGGCCGTCACCGGCTGA
- a CDS encoding group I truncated hemoglobin — MSIYDTIGGATAVQAAVDDFYVRVTADPVLAPLFANRDLPRLKEHQRAFIAAVIGGPEVYRGRDMAAVHATLGLTDAHFDAVVDHLLAALTGLGVPTETTGQIGAALAPLRSDVVTISK; from the coding sequence ATGAGTATCTACGACACTATCGGCGGCGCGACGGCCGTACAGGCCGCGGTCGACGATTTCTACGTCCGGGTGACGGCCGATCCCGTTCTTGCACCCCTCTTTGCCAACCGGGACCTGCCCCGTCTCAAGGAACACCAGCGAGCGTTCATCGCCGCGGTGATCGGTGGTCCCGAGGTCTACCGGGGTCGGGACATGGCCGCGGTACATGCCACGCTCGGCCTCACCGACGCCCACTTCGACGCGGTGGTGGACCATCTGCTCGCGGCGTTGACCGGCCTCGGTGTCCCGACGGAAACCACCGGCCAGATCGGAGCGGCCCTCGCCCCGCTGCGTTCCGACGTCGTCACGATATCGAAGTAG
- the nhaA gene encoding Na+/H+ antiporter NhaA → MGQVPSRRFSLFDRRSWPEARRIAEILRREAIGGGLLLAATVLALGWANSPWSESYQSMLSYQLGPSWAHLDLTLAQWAADGLLAIFFFVAGLELKREFIAGDLRDPRRAAVPVLAACGGVAVPAVLYALVNVGGDASAGWAIPTATDIAFALAVLAVIGRHLPSGLRTFLLTLAVVDDLLAIVIIAVVYTRHLSILPLLGALVPLALFTLLVQRRVRSWWLLLPLAAATWTLVHASGVHATVAGVLLGFAVPVLRGTRAGGPEAGPGLAEHFEHRWRPLSAGVAVPIFAFFSAGVTVDGLSGLSAALSDRAALGVVLGLVVGKPLGIMAATFLVARFTRATLDDGLTWTDVLGLAVLAGIGFTVSLLIGELAFGSGSARDDHVKIAVLTGSLLAALLAAVVLRLRNRVYRRLQEAETADRDHDGIPDVYQDLHRSSPRPWG, encoded by the coding sequence GTGGGCCAAGTTCCGTCTCGCCGGTTCAGCCTGTTCGACCGCAGGTCGTGGCCCGAGGCTCGCCGGATCGCCGAGATCCTACGCAGGGAGGCCATCGGTGGCGGGCTGCTGCTCGCCGCGACGGTCCTGGCCTTGGGCTGGGCGAACTCGCCGTGGTCAGAGTCGTACCAGTCGATGCTGTCCTACCAGCTCGGCCCGTCCTGGGCGCACCTGGACCTCACCCTGGCTCAGTGGGCCGCCGACGGCCTGCTAGCGATCTTCTTCTTCGTTGCCGGGCTGGAACTCAAACGCGAGTTCATCGCCGGAGACCTCCGCGACCCTCGGCGGGCCGCTGTCCCGGTCCTGGCCGCCTGCGGGGGTGTCGCCGTTCCGGCCGTGCTGTACGCGCTGGTCAACGTCGGCGGTGACGCCTCAGCGGGCTGGGCGATCCCGACCGCCACCGACATCGCCTTCGCGCTGGCGGTGCTGGCGGTCATTGGCCGGCACCTGCCGTCCGGTCTGCGGACCTTCCTGCTCACCCTCGCGGTCGTCGATGACCTGCTCGCCATCGTCATCATCGCCGTCGTCTACACCCGCCACCTGTCGATCCTCCCGTTGCTGGGCGCGCTGGTGCCGCTGGCGTTGTTCACTCTGCTGGTCCAGCGCCGGGTGCGCTCGTGGTGGCTCCTCCTGCCCTTGGCCGCCGCGACCTGGACACTGGTCCACGCCTCCGGCGTGCACGCCACCGTGGCTGGCGTGCTGCTGGGGTTTGCCGTGCCGGTGCTCCGCGGTACCCGTGCCGGCGGCCCGGAGGCGGGACCGGGGCTGGCCGAGCACTTCGAGCACCGCTGGCGGCCCCTGTCGGCCGGGGTGGCGGTGCCGATCTTCGCGTTCTTCTCCGCCGGAGTCACCGTCGATGGCCTGAGCGGACTGAGCGCGGCGCTGAGCGACCGGGCGGCCCTCGGTGTCGTGCTCGGTCTCGTCGTCGGCAAGCCTCTGGGGATCATGGCCGCTACCTTCCTGGTAGCACGCTTCACTCGCGCCACCCTCGACGACGGGTTGACCTGGACCGACGTTCTCGGGCTCGCGGTCTTGGCCGGTATCGGATTCACCGTCTCCCTGCTCATCGGCGAACTGGCCTTCGGGAGCGGCAGCGCACGTGACGACCATGTCAAGATCGCTGTCCTGACGGGTTCTCTGCTCGCCGCCCTGCTCGCCGCCGTCGTGCTACGTCTGCGCAATCGCGTCTACCGCCGGCTCCAGGAAGCAGAGACCGCCGACCGCGACCACGACGGCATCCCCGACGTCTACCAAGACCTGCACCGGTCCTCCCCACGCCCGTGGGGGTGA
- a CDS encoding FAD:protein FMN transferase has product MPGAAAAVEWSVWSTTARLVVTEPGALAAAREIVVDHLAAVDEVASRFRADAEINQLDHADGTPQRISPLLADLVGAALLAARRTDGDVDPTVGGPLAALGYDRDITLLPSDGPRLRVVHRPAPGWQRIRLTGNTLTLPDDARLDLGATAKAQAADRCAALVAERLDTGVLVSLGGDVATAGNAPEGGWRIRVQDRPGEPACTITLAAGSAVATSSTLGRRWRRGGRLLHHILDPRTCQPAPVVWRTATVAAASCLDANTASTAAIVRGSAAVGWLRRLGMPARLVATDGSIVTTAGWPAPSRAKVAGAGVAGAGVAGVRVDRAETAPPAEDGTRVTSAGSATRPRGSGR; this is encoded by the coding sequence ATGCCCGGCGCGGCAGCGGCGGTCGAGTGGTCGGTGTGGAGCACGACCGCCCGGCTCGTGGTGACCGAGCCCGGCGCACTGGCCGCCGCCCGGGAGATCGTCGTGGACCATCTCGCGGCCGTTGACGAGGTCGCCAGTCGTTTCCGGGCCGATGCGGAGATCAACCAGCTCGATCACGCCGATGGGACGCCGCAACGGATCAGCCCGCTACTGGCAGACCTCGTCGGTGCGGCGCTCCTCGCGGCCCGGCGCACCGACGGGGACGTAGACCCGACCGTCGGCGGACCGCTCGCCGCTCTCGGCTACGACCGGGACATCACGTTGCTGCCGTCGGACGGTCCGCGGCTGCGGGTGGTGCACCGGCCGGCGCCGGGCTGGCAGCGGATCCGGCTGACCGGGAACACACTGACGCTGCCGGACGACGCGCGGCTCGACCTCGGAGCGACGGCGAAGGCGCAGGCCGCCGACCGCTGCGCCGCTCTGGTCGCCGAACGGCTCGACACCGGCGTGCTGGTCAGCCTCGGCGGGGATGTCGCCACCGCCGGGAACGCGCCGGAGGGCGGCTGGCGCATTCGGGTCCAGGACCGCCCGGGCGAGCCCGCCTGCACCATCACCCTGGCCGCCGGGAGCGCGGTCGCGACGTCCAGCACCCTCGGGCGGCGGTGGCGGCGCGGCGGGCGGCTCCTGCACCACATCCTGGATCCGCGCACCTGCCAGCCCGCGCCGGTGGTCTGGCGGACCGCCACCGTGGCGGCCGCGAGCTGCCTCGACGCGAACACGGCGAGCACCGCCGCGATCGTCCGTGGTTCCGCGGCGGTGGGCTGGCTGCGCCGGCTCGGGATGCCGGCACGGCTCGTCGCCACGGACGGCTCGATCGTCACGACCGCTGGCTGGCCCGCCCCGAGCCGGGCCAAGGTGGCCGGAGCCGGAGTGGCCGGAGCCGGAGTGGCCGGGGTCCGGGTAGACCGGGCCGAGACGGCTCCGCCCGCCGAGGATGGAACCCGAGTCACGTCCGCTGGATCGGCGACACGGCCGAGAGGTTCCGGCCGATGA
- a CDS encoding ferric reductase-like transmembrane domain-containing protein, with protein sequence MSTEALWYAARGTGTTCLLLLTLTVVLGIVARSGRGLAGLPGFAIGAVHRGASLLAVVLLAMHIGTLLLDPYAKLGIADVVLPFGAGYRPLWVGLGTVAADLLIAVVVTSLLRRRLGVRAWRAVHWAAYGAWPLALSHGLGSGTDAGTPWLRAVAMACALAVAGSAAWRCSPSFRILPRPHRPPSPRHQPAAPTTMTPRSEQT encoded by the coding sequence ATGAGCACCGAAGCCCTCTGGTACGCCGCCCGGGGCACGGGCACCACGTGCCTGCTGCTGCTCACCCTGACGGTCGTCCTCGGCATCGTGGCCCGCTCGGGTCGCGGCCTCGCGGGTCTGCCCGGTTTCGCGATCGGCGCCGTGCACCGCGGCGCGAGCCTGCTCGCGGTCGTGCTCCTCGCCATGCACATCGGCACGCTGCTGCTCGACCCGTACGCGAAGCTCGGCATTGCGGATGTGGTCCTGCCGTTCGGCGCCGGCTACCGACCGCTGTGGGTCGGGCTCGGCACCGTCGCCGCCGACCTTCTCATCGCCGTGGTCGTGACCAGTCTGCTCCGCCGGCGCCTCGGCGTGCGCGCCTGGCGGGCAGTGCACTGGGCCGCCTACGGCGCCTGGCCACTCGCCCTCTCGCACGGCCTGGGCTCGGGCACCGACGCCGGCACGCCGTGGCTGCGAGCCGTCGCGATGGCCTGCGCGCTCGCCGTCGCCGGATCCGCGGCCTGGCGCTGCTCCCCCTCCTTCAGGATCCTCCCCCGCCCACACCGGCCCCCCAGCCCGCGACACCAACCGGCGGCGCCCACAACCATGACCCCCAGATCGGAGCAGACATGA
- a CDS encoding NADH-ubiquinone oxidoreductase-F iron-sulfur binding region domain-containing protein: MTIRAATGAAQPSIPTGTSIATGTSDVGRAGSPEAQPGWGREPWPAAMHAVRPAAGAGGLPAHHVPAGRLLTAAASDLAAHDRQCGPLPWRGGPGRLLPEIHDSGLTGRGGAAFPTWRKLAASAEGTCLDGSHSGSAHRGSTHRGSQHRNAGHRADRYRSSAHPVVVANAAEGEPESAKDVTLLTVAPHLVLDGLQLAAEAVGADDAFVYLKPGPAVTAVRRALAQRRAAGWDRFTVQIREAPETFVAGEASAVIAALEGGAARPRAHWQPLAEAGFHGRPTLVQNAETLAHLALIARWGASWFRSVGTAEEPGTFLATVTGAVAAPGVVEVPFGTPLGTLAQLAGGFTEQVGAFRVGGYSGAWLPGGPGATIAMSRAALAPWGAAPGTGVVAVLPARGCGLVETARIVGYLAAQNAGQCGPCVSGLPQLADAVAGMARTDGGSGGPVQGAGDPGQSAIRALRLAALVAGRGACHHPDGAARLVHSALRTFVDDIRAHAEGRCLGSACAS; encoded by the coding sequence ATGACCATCCGCGCTGCCACCGGAGCGGCCCAACCGTCCATCCCCACCGGCACCAGCATCGCCACCGGCACCAGCGACGTCGGCCGCGCCGGCTCCCCTGAGGCCCAGCCCGGGTGGGGGCGCGAGCCCTGGCCCGCGGCCATGCACGCGGTACGGCCCGCGGCCGGCGCGGGCGGCCTCCCCGCGCATCACGTCCCGGCCGGACGGCTGCTGACCGCAGCCGCGTCCGACCTCGCCGCGCACGACCGACAGTGTGGACCGCTGCCCTGGCGCGGCGGACCCGGGCGGTTACTTCCGGAGATCCACGACTCCGGGCTGACCGGGCGGGGCGGCGCGGCCTTCCCCACCTGGCGGAAACTCGCCGCGAGCGCCGAGGGCACCTGCCTCGACGGCAGCCACTCCGGCAGCGCGCACCGGGGCAGCACGCACCGGGGCAGCCAGCACCGGAACGCCGGGCACCGAGCCGACCGGTACCGCAGCAGCGCGCACCCCGTGGTCGTCGCCAACGCCGCCGAAGGGGAACCCGAGAGCGCCAAGGACGTCACCCTGCTCACCGTGGCGCCCCACCTCGTCCTCGACGGCCTGCAGCTCGCCGCGGAGGCGGTCGGGGCCGATGACGCCTTCGTCTATCTCAAACCCGGTCCGGCGGTCACGGCGGTCCGGCGGGCGCTGGCCCAACGGCGGGCCGCGGGCTGGGACCGGTTCACCGTCCAGATCCGGGAGGCGCCGGAGACCTTCGTCGCCGGGGAGGCATCGGCCGTCATCGCAGCGCTGGAGGGAGGGGCGGCCCGGCCGCGCGCGCACTGGCAACCGCTCGCCGAGGCCGGTTTCCACGGCCGTCCGACCCTGGTGCAGAACGCCGAGACACTCGCGCACCTCGCGTTGATCGCCCGGTGGGGAGCCAGCTGGTTCCGCTCGGTCGGGACCGCCGAGGAACCGGGCACGTTCCTGGCCACCGTGACGGGAGCGGTCGCCGCGCCCGGTGTCGTCGAGGTGCCGTTCGGCACCCCGCTCGGCACTCTCGCGCAGCTCGCGGGCGGCTTCACCGAGCAGGTCGGGGCCTTCCGGGTCGGCGGTTACAGCGGTGCGTGGCTGCCCGGCGGCCCGGGAGCGACGATCGCGATGTCCCGGGCGGCGCTGGCGCCGTGGGGTGCCGCACCGGGCACCGGAGTGGTCGCCGTCCTCCCGGCCCGGGGCTGTGGGCTCGTCGAGACCGCGCGCATCGTCGGGTACCTGGCCGCGCAGAACGCTGGCCAGTGCGGGCCATGCGTCAGCGGGCTGCCCCAGCTTGCGGACGCCGTGGCCGGGATGGCCCGAACGGATGGCGGGTCCGGCGGCCCGGTGCAGGGGGCTGGCGATCCGGGACAGTCCGCCATCCGGGCGCTGCGCCTCGCCGCCCTGGTCGCCGGTCGCGGCGCGTGCCACCACCCGGACGGCGCGGCCCGCCTCGTGCACAGTGCGCTGCGCACGTTCGTCGACGATATCCGGGCGCACGCCGAGGGCCGCTGCCTCGGCTCGGCGTGCGCATCCTGA
- a CDS encoding ferredoxin, translated as MNTTDAMNTTNAGAAAGPARLWIDWTACDGRGWCVELLPELLTRDPAGYPLARGTTGQSTRKITVSTELIEHARRAADACPRLALHLLAGQEQG; from the coding sequence ATGAACACCACAGATGCCATGAACACCACAAACGCCGGCGCGGCAGCCGGCCCGGCCCGGCTGTGGATCGACTGGACGGCGTGTGACGGCCGCGGCTGGTGTGTCGAGCTGCTACCCGAGCTGCTGACCCGCGATCCAGCGGGTTATCCGCTGGCTCGCGGGACGACCGGACAGTCGACCCGAAAAATCACCGTCTCCACGGAGCTGATCGAGCATGCTCGTCGGGCGGCGGATGCCTGTCCCCGGCTCGCGCTACACCTGCTCGCCGGCCAGGAACAGGGGTAG
- a CDS encoding alpha/beta hydrolase domain-containing protein — MELMEMASVRVDGPIAGQASLISTSFDLASIGYLAEEFFVSGTADSYAATGPITSDGRWDVVVAGQAPFRTRLIVYRPADPTAFNGTAVVEWLNVSAGMDAAAAWLTTHRHLLRAGFAWVGVSAQRIGIDGIDTAEGAGVEARAVADGGIADGGDAGEDGAGEQRGTGWWPIVPSLKSADPTRYAILSHPGDAYSFDIFRQAGETVRRGLLDHLRPARMIAVGASQAAFFLVTYVNTIAARDGDGGDRDRSRAAGGGHGGFDGYLIQGRPGTTASLDGRGGPTLAGDVRLRTDVAVPVMVVQSETDVVGVLGAVGARQPDSDRFRLWEIAGAAHVDTYTLKAGFRDDGALPAAELVRLLVPSAAPFGVPFTAAINSGPQQHYVAQAAIAALDDWIRYGVAPPSAPHLLTAATDPAVLLRDADGIARGGVRTPWVDVPIAVLSGLGQNPTDASAIFGSTRPLDSATLAARYPAGAADYRAAFTRATDDAIATGFLLAEDREEILALAAASYPGR, encoded by the coding sequence ATGGAGCTGATGGAGATGGCGTCGGTGCGAGTCGACGGGCCGATCGCCGGCCAGGCGAGCCTGATCTCGACGTCTTTCGATCTGGCCTCCATCGGCTATCTGGCGGAGGAGTTCTTCGTGAGCGGAACCGCCGACTCCTATGCCGCGACGGGTCCGATCACCTCTGATGGCAGATGGGACGTGGTGGTCGCCGGTCAGGCGCCGTTTCGGACCCGTCTCATCGTCTACCGGCCTGCCGACCCGACCGCCTTCAACGGCACGGCCGTCGTGGAATGGTTGAACGTCTCTGCCGGAATGGACGCCGCCGCCGCATGGCTCACGACGCATCGGCATCTGCTCCGCGCCGGTTTCGCCTGGGTGGGGGTGTCGGCGCAACGCATCGGCATCGATGGGATCGACACCGCCGAAGGGGCCGGTGTCGAAGCGAGGGCCGTTGCGGACGGCGGTATTGCGGACGGCGGCGATGCGGGCGAAGATGGTGCCGGGGAGCAACGCGGCACCGGTTGGTGGCCGATCGTGCCGTCGCTTAAGAGCGCCGATCCCACCCGTTACGCGATTCTGTCCCATCCCGGTGACGCGTACAGCTTCGACATCTTCCGTCAGGCCGGGGAAACCGTGCGTCGCGGTCTCCTCGATCACCTTCGTCCGGCGCGGATGATCGCCGTGGGCGCATCCCAGGCGGCGTTCTTTCTGGTGACCTATGTAAACACCATCGCGGCGCGGGACGGTGACGGCGGTGACCGCGATAGGAGCCGTGCCGCCGGCGGTGGCCATGGCGGTTTCGACGGTTACCTGATCCAGGGCCGCCCGGGGACCACGGCGTCCCTCGACGGTCGGGGCGGCCCGACCCTGGCCGGGGATGTCCGGCTGCGCACGGACGTCGCGGTGCCCGTGATGGTCGTGCAGAGCGAGACCGACGTCGTCGGCGTGCTTGGCGCCGTGGGCGCCCGCCAACCCGATAGCGACCGGTTTCGGCTCTGGGAGATCGCCGGTGCGGCGCACGTCGACACCTACACGCTCAAGGCTGGTTTCCGGGACGACGGTGCGCTGCCTGCCGCGGAGCTGGTACGCCTTCTGGTGCCCAGCGCCGCCCCTTTCGGCGTCCCGTTCACCGCCGCGATCAACAGCGGACCGCAGCAGCACTATGTCGCCCAGGCCGCGATTGCCGCGCTGGACGACTGGATCCGTTATGGTGTCGCGCCCCCGTCCGCGCCCCACCTGCTAACCGCCGCGACGGATCCAGCGGTACTTCTCCGTGATGCGGACGGCATCGCCCGTGGTGGCGTGCGCACTCCCTGGGTCGACGTTCCCATCGCCGTCCTGTCCGGCCTGGGGCAGAACCCCACCGACGCCTCCGCCATCTTCGGCTCCACCCGGCCGCTGGATTCCGCCACACTCGCCGCCCGTTACCCCGCCGGCGCCGCGGACTATCGCGCCGCTTTTACCCGGGCCACCGACGACGCGATCGCGACCGGATTCCTGCTCGCCGAGGACCGTGAGGAGATCCTCGCCCTCGCGGCCGCCAGCTACCCAGGCAGGTAG
- a CDS encoding purple acid phosphatase family protein gives MPVSPPSEVVASGVPAGMAEDMTIAEQYEWLQTFLRRRPVSRRGILLGGLAGAGAASLFGTPFGRAAYAATNDSPLLVGGRHTAFGADPSRQLRLAAQLSRNPGRGKVLVDIGPGRGLGGTVEAEIRPLLSQVPQADGSILAVEQYYVHAAFDNLTPGREYYYRFRIPGGEATPVQAVRTGHRKGRHGGPFRFTMMGDHGSNTTPPGDPKGVFDDNYYKADNAPMVAHASAVTAAIARQDPVFHLLAGDISYADPSGQGRPPKRTAAGVSPTGFDNYDPTVWDVYLADIEVSSARTPWMFATGNHDMEALYSPHGYGGHLARLDLPGGGPQGCPSVYSFVHGNVAVLSLDANDLSYEIKANTGYSNGAQTSWVESTLKGYRNDPDIDFIVCFFHHCAYSTTAQHASDGGVRGAWAPLFDCYQVDLVLQGHNHLYERTDPIRANAPTREAPDGSTIEPAKDGTTYIVAGSAGRPRYQFQTGEPESYRGKIVPGSNVVPNSYVWQADGTKAPESINWSRTRFDDYAFVAAESDPGRPGGYSTLTIRGLDEHGQEFDRVVLRRAVAHGH, from the coding sequence ATGCCTGTGAGTCCTCCCAGCGAAGTGGTGGCGTCGGGTGTTCCGGCCGGTATGGCCGAGGACATGACAATCGCCGAGCAGTACGAATGGCTCCAGACCTTTCTCCGGCGGCGGCCGGTCAGCCGACGCGGGATTCTGCTCGGCGGTCTGGCTGGTGCCGGCGCGGCGAGCCTGTTCGGCACGCCGTTCGGCCGGGCCGCCTACGCCGCCACGAACGACAGTCCCCTGCTCGTGGGCGGCAGGCACACCGCCTTCGGCGCCGATCCGTCCCGGCAGCTTCGGCTGGCGGCGCAGTTGTCGCGTAACCCGGGCCGCGGCAAGGTTCTGGTCGATATCGGGCCGGGACGCGGTCTCGGCGGCACGGTCGAGGCGGAGATCCGACCGCTGCTGTCCCAGGTCCCCCAGGCCGACGGCTCGATTCTCGCCGTCGAACAGTACTACGTGCACGCGGCGTTCGACAATCTGACGCCGGGCCGGGAATACTACTACCGTTTCCGGATTCCCGGTGGGGAAGCCACCCCCGTGCAGGCGGTCCGCACCGGACACCGGAAGGGACGCCATGGCGGCCCGTTCCGGTTCACGATGATGGGCGACCACGGTTCGAACACCACCCCGCCGGGCGATCCGAAAGGTGTGTTCGATGACAATTACTACAAGGCCGACAACGCCCCGATGGTCGCCCACGCGTCGGCTGTCACCGCGGCCATCGCCCGCCAGGACCCGGTGTTCCACCTGCTCGCCGGGGACATCAGCTACGCGGACCCATCGGGTCAGGGAAGGCCGCCCAAGCGGACGGCCGCCGGCGTATCTCCTACCGGTTTCGACAATTATGACCCGACCGTCTGGGACGTCTACCTGGCCGACATCGAGGTCAGCAGTGCCCGCACGCCGTGGATGTTCGCCACCGGCAACCATGACATGGAGGCGCTCTACTCCCCGCACGGCTACGGCGGCCACCTCGCCCGCCTGGACCTGCCAGGCGGGGGGCCTCAGGGCTGCCCGAGCGTGTACTCCTTCGTCCACGGCAACGTGGCCGTGCTCTCGCTGGACGCCAACGACCTCAGTTATGAGATCAAGGCGAACACCGGATATTCGAACGGTGCGCAGACGTCCTGGGTCGAGAGCACGCTGAAGGGCTACCGGAACGACCCGGATATCGATTTCATCGTCTGTTTCTTCCACCACTGCGCCTATTCGACGACCGCGCAGCACGCCAGCGACGGCGGCGTCCGCGGCGCCTGGGCGCCGTTGTTCGACTGTTACCAGGTCGACCTCGTGCTGCAGGGTCACAACCACCTGTACGAGCGCACCGACCCGATCCGCGCGAACGCACCGACCCGCGAGGCGCCCGACGGCTCGACGATCGAACCCGCGAAGGACGGCACCACCTACATCGTCGCGGGCAGCGCGGGACGGCCCCGCTACCAGTTCCAGACCGGTGAGCCGGAGTCCTACCGAGGAAAAATCGTACCGGGCTCGAACGTTGTGCCGAACAGCTATGTCTGGCAGGCCGACGGGACGAAGGCACCGGAGTCCATCAACTGGTCGCGGACCCGTTTCGACGACTACGCCTTCGTGGCTGCCGAGTCCGATCCGGGCCGGCCCGGCGGGTACTCCACCCTGACCATCCGGGGCCTGGACGAGCATGGTCAGGAGTTCGACCGGGTGGTCCTGCGCCGCGCCGTTGCGCACGGCCACTGA
- a CDS encoding Dyp-type peroxidase: MSDIVDAADVTDVADATDAVRENRPIGPHRRRVLRGAGLLGFGGGVAIGGGLGGVMALDGGVAVAAERPQEDQSGGTDRVAAVRREALAGVVGDGRHQPGIADRPPAQLVFTAYDLTTSGPAAVRTSLAAVLRTWTAAAAVLMRGEPLDGAERDTQGLGPAGLTITIGLGASALRRAGLDAQIPAEFADIPAMPGDQLDLARSGGDLGVQVCAEDPMVAVSASRQMRRLAAQDARPRWIQRGFLRSAAAAFNPGSTPRNLMGQIDGTDNPGPGTPRFDRAVWVSSGPEWMRDGSYLVCRRIRMLLDAWARLDETAQSAVIGRRKSDGTALSAPPVGQGGAETIQPDFTARAADGSLAIAGNAHVRLSHPSFHGGIAMLRRGYSYDDGLDSAGEPDAGLFFAAYQADPRTAFVAVQRTLAAGDALNTFIRHTSSALFAVPPAAPAGGFLAQGLFGAG, from the coding sequence GTGTCGGACATTGTGGACGCTGCCGATGTAACGGATGTCGCCGATGCGACGGATGCGGTCCGGGAGAACCGCCCGATCGGTCCCCACCGCCGCAGGGTGCTGCGGGGCGCCGGGCTGCTCGGCTTCGGCGGTGGTGTCGCGATCGGGGGAGGCCTCGGGGGAGTCATGGCCCTCGACGGCGGTGTCGCCGTTGCCGCGGAACGTCCCCAGGAGGACCAGTCGGGCGGGACGGACCGCGTCGCCGCGGTCCGTCGTGAGGCGCTGGCCGGGGTGGTGGGCGACGGCCGTCACCAGCCCGGAATCGCCGACCGCCCTCCCGCGCAGCTCGTCTTCACCGCCTACGACCTGACGACGTCCGGCCCGGCCGCGGTCCGCACATCCCTCGCCGCGGTGCTGCGCACCTGGACGGCCGCCGCCGCGGTGCTGATGCGAGGCGAGCCGCTCGACGGCGCTGAGCGGGACACCCAGGGACTCGGACCGGCGGGGCTGACGATCACCATCGGGCTCGGCGCGTCCGCGCTGCGCCGCGCCGGTCTCGACGCGCAGATACCCGCGGAGTTCGCGGACATTCCCGCGATGCCCGGTGACCAGCTCGATCTGGCGCGCAGTGGCGGGGATCTCGGCGTGCAGGTCTGCGCCGAGGATCCGATGGTCGCGGTCTCGGCTTCCCGGCAGATGCGTCGTCTCGCCGCTCAGGATGCCAGGCCCCGCTGGATCCAGCGGGGATTCCTTCGTTCCGCGGCGGCCGCGTTCAACCCCGGGTCCACCCCACGCAACCTGATGGGGCAGATCGACGGCACGGACAACCCGGGACCGGGCACGCCGCGGTTCGACCGGGCGGTGTGGGTGTCCAGCGGGCCGGAATGGATGCGGGACGGGTCCTACCTGGTCTGCCGGCGTATCCGCATGCTGCTCGATGCCTGGGCGCGGCTGGACGAGACGGCTCAGAGCGCGGTCATCGGCCGCCGTAAGTCCGACGGTACCGCGCTCTCGGCACCGCCGGTGGGGCAGGGCGGCGCTGAGACCATCCAGCCGGACTTCACTGCCCGCGCCGCCGACGGCAGTCTCGCGATCGCCGGCAACGCCCATGTCCGGCTGTCCCACCCGTCGTTCCACGGTGGGATCGCCATGCTTCGTCGCGGCTACTCCTATGACGACGGCCTGGACTCAGCCGGCGAGCCGGACGCCGGCCTGTTCTTCGCGGCCTACCAGGCCGACCCGCGTACGGCGTTCGTCGCGGTGCAGCGGACCCTCGCGGCCGGCGACGCATTGAACACCTTCATCCGGCACACCTCCAGTGCCCTGTTCGCCGTCCCGCCCGCGGCGCCCGCGGGCGGCTTTCTCGCGCAGGGGCTCTTCGGCGCCGGCTGA